The genomic interval aattttttcaaatttcttaaaattttgcaagatgtcttaaataactataaccgtacatgaccatgaaaaaaatttgactaaaaaattatttcgggtgTTAAAACAGataagggtgcatcaatatatctatttttagggggtgcattgtagaatttcccATTACTTTAATAGTGGACAACTCCAAAAATTACCCACCATAATAccactttttaattaaattttaaaattatatatatttctcaaAAAATTAATTGGTGATAaagtaacttttaaaaaaaagttaaataatgTAACATGATCATTGCTCATTTTGGACAATGATATTCATAAAGTTGGTTTGAAATGTTGACCAAAAGACTCATGTGGCAAAGACGACTCCATGGATAACCCCCATTGGAAATGCCCTGAGTGCACCACTTAGAGCTATAGTGCctattacataaaaattcataCAAATTATCATGTTAAAatgtaatttgcggcataaatacttaagtttaatttttggtagCAAATcatatctaaatttaattttttacggtaataatactgaagttatatttttagaactttcataattatatttaagtgaTTAAATatgcaataaaatatttatttattcttatttgtttaataaataattaaaaaaaactatttaaattttacaaaaacaaaagagtaaaataatcaatttataTCTAAATAAgatctatatataaattaaacataatttatatataaaatatatgttacatgtaaattaatgaaaattcttTTTTCTCCATCATCAAACATGGCAATCTAAAAGAAAGTTGGCAACTAACTACCAACCTAACCTCCAAAATTTTCCTCTAATTTTGACAATTATTTGACAACAAAAAAAGAGAAACATTACAAATGAGAGTGATTTCAAATTAACTTTATtagtaaaagaagaaaaattatttgtgaAATTGAAGACATTACATAGTACAATGTAATGAATTGTTACACGTATCTTTTGACTCTCCAAAAGGATACCTTtcccaccaaaaaaaaaagaagaaaaattgcTTCATCAAATGAAGAATAATACATATGACAAAGTTTCCAAATCGAGTTAATTGtataaaacataaaagaaaaaactaacaaaaattCTCCATAATGAATATGAATTTATAGCTACACAAGCTGACCACCTTCAGCTGCTAGTTTAATTCGCTGTTGATGCTCTGCAACCTTATAATCCACAATTTCCTTGAACAACTCGGAATCCAAAGCACAATCCGGTCGGCCATAAACGGCTGCTTGGATGCCAGCCACGAGTTTTGCTATCTCGCGGCCAGAAAACCCTTCTGTTTTCTTGGCAGCCTCTTGGATCACATCATCAGAAAGATCCTTTACAGTTATGCTCTGTGGCTTTTTCTTGAACAAATGTCCTAATTTAGTTGAATCTTCAACTTCACCTTCACCATAAATGTACTTGTTCAAATATAGCTTTAGTAGTTTAAAGCGTTCCTCTTCCCCGGGAAGTGGGAACTCTATTACCTCGTCGATACGATCAGTGATGGCACTGTCAAGATCACCTGGCCTGTTTGTGGCAAGGACTAAAACTATGTCCCTCGATTGATCTCCAGTTCGGAAGAGCAATGCATTTAAAGCACTGCGCTGAGCTTCACTCATATGTGTACTATTACGTCTGCAAACAAAAAAACAAGTTGTGTATTAGAGTATAAGCCGACGATAAGAAAAGAAATTTCAAagcttttttcttattattattataaatagatGCCAATCAAACTTTTTAACAAGGACATGTTCATACGATGTGCCTTCACTATATGAAAAGAGAAATGGTCCCATTTAAATGGAAACCACCCTTTACTGAAGCTTATTATAATCAGTGATCCACGGAAACTAACTTCTATTCTTTTACAAAGATAGCTTTAGCCCCAACAAATCAAACACCAGCAATACATTCTCTGAAATTCAATATTTTCTGTCCAGGTACAGTTCAATATATTTAtcagaaaaaaagaagagaaagtaCTTACTCGCATAAGAAAGCATCTGCTTCATCAATAAAAAGTAGTAAACCTTTCTTGGATTTTTTTGCCCAATCAAATATTTGATGGATTTTTGTAACAGCCTGAGGACCCAACGGTGCAACATCACCTCCAGTCATCATAGCATAATCCAGACCCTGCACAAGAAAACCGAGAAACATTAAAACTAGTAACTTTACAGTTCTGGCTACCCAGTCCAGCTACCACTTTTCAACTATGCAACTGATACCCTTATCCCATGTAAAGCACAAAATCCAATCATGAATTCCATACATGTTGAAAATTTCCAGCAAGGTAATAAACTGAAAAAAGTGCAAGCctgcaaataaatatatacatgaaGCCGTGAGATGGAAAAAATACCGATTTTCGAGCAATCTCCCTTGCGACCATGGTTTTTCCAGTGCCAGGAGGCCCATAAAAAAGCATGTTCCTAAAGGGTGCCTGATGTGCTTTGGTATTTGATGTAGCTTTTGCAAGGTGTTCTATTCTCCTCTGTAATGAAGGATGGAGTACAACATTTCCAAGActccttttatttttcaaagtttCGGATGTTGCAGTTGCAGTTGCAGTTGCTGTACTATAATTTAAGACTTTACTTTTTGCTTTAGAAAATAGCTCTGACCCTGGGAATCTTGACATGGATGATTCTCGAATCAGTGATGGTTGTCCTAGTATACGATTAACATAGCCCCATACAACTCTAGAACCTTCTCTGAAAAAACAGCAAGGGAATTCAGAAGGTAATTAGATGGGATATCCAATCAATAACACAATTATGGACATAAACCAATTTGAATTTGATATAATTTGAAGTGTTACGTTTAATATTCAggatttgaattttaattatgtGGTGTTTCGTGTTTACTAGAGGGACAGTAAATTTGGTTGCAATACAGTCAGCTACCCTCATCATGAATTACCAGCTCCAATGGTTTATTTGAGTTTATAAAACTAAAGATTTAGTTGAAGTCAGGCAAAAGGATTGTGTACAAACCTAGTGGTATAAACTCCTGCCGCTAATGCTGTAACTCCACCTACAGTCATAACCAACTTTGTCCTATCATTCAATAAACTTCTTACACCTCCTGCAGATTGTAATAGAAAAAGGATTACATCACAGAAATgttcaaatattatttaaatgaaaacattaaaaatcagtTAATAAAAGAACTTTTTGCATCAAAATTAAAGCATTCAGAATAAAGAACACTATCTCTAAACATGTTTCTCTGATTGTATACCTTCTATATGCCCAAAAGTTGTATTTATAGCAGCAagccatttttctttttcaccgGTAATTCTTTCTATAAGCATTCTCCGATTGTGATCTTCAGTCAATTTTGCTTCATAGGCTCGACCTTCAGCCTCTGCCATCGCCTTAACTCTTATGGTTTCCCGTTCAATTTcagctctctctttctctgtcTGGCGCTGTTGCGCTTGAATTTGCTCCTCTGTAGCTCTACGAGCCTGTTCTTTACGTGTTGACGATTGCTCTTGCAGATTAACCAACTCAACATTATG from Cannabis sativa cultivar Pink pepper isolate KNU-18-1 chromosome 4, ASM2916894v1, whole genome shotgun sequence carries:
- the LOC115714403 gene encoding uncharacterized protein LOC115714403 — protein: MAVSKISSCVAMAAAAASLSTLSDSAYADSSFRFPFFSSSSSSDKTENSKSDSDGAKAEESKGSGFDPESLERGAKALREINSSPNAKQVFDLMRKQEQTRLTELAAEKAHHEAIQAQNDIERQRKLAEEQRNIVQQQAHAKAQMLRYEDELARKRMQTDNEAQRQHNVELVNLQEQSSTRKEQARRATEEQIQAQQRQTEKERAEIERETIRVKAMAEAEGRAYEAKLTEDHNRRMLIERITGEKEKWLAAINTTFGHIEGGVRSLLNDRTKLVMTVGGVTALAAGVYTTREGSRVVWGYVNRILGQPSLIRESSMSRFPGSELFSKAKSKVLNYSTATATATATSETLKNKRSLGNVVLHPSLQRRIEHLAKATSNTKAHQAPFRNMLFYGPPGTGKTMVAREIARKSGLDYAMMTGGDVAPLGPQAVTKIHQIFDWAKKSKKGLLLFIDEADAFLCERNSTHMSEAQRSALNALLFRTGDQSRDIVLVLATNRPGDLDSAITDRIDEVIEFPLPGEEERFKLLKLYLNKYIYGEGEVEDSTKLGHLFKKKPQSITVKDLSDDVIQEAAKKTEGFSGREIAKLVAGIQAAVYGRPDCALDSELFKEIVDYKVAEHQQRIKLAAEGGQLV